Within Fusobacterium gonidiaformans ATCC 25563, the genomic segment TACTTATACAAGGGAAGATATTGTAGAAATTAATTGTCATGGTGGTTATCTAATTACAGAAAAGATTTTAGAACTTGTACTTTCTTCAGGAGCTAGATTAGCTGAAATGGGAGAGTTTACAAGAAGGGCTTTTTTTCATGGAAGAATTGATTTAACACAAGCAGAAGCAGTTATGGATATTATTCATGGAAAAACAGAAACCTCTCTTTCTCTTTCTATGAATCAACTGCGTGGTGATTTAAAAGAAAAAATTCTTAGTTTAAAAAAAGCAATTTTGGATTTAGCAGCTCATATCAATGTAGTATTAGATTATCCGGAAGAAGGAATTGATGATCCTATTCCAGAAAATTTATTGAAAAATTTACGACAAGTTTCCGTAGAAATTAAAGAGTTAATTTCTTCTTATCAAAAAGGAAAAATGATAAAAGAAGGAGTGAAAACGGTTATTATTGGAAAACCTAATGTTGGAAAATCAAGTTTACTAAATTCTATTTTACGAGAAGAAAGAGCTATTGTTACTCAGGTAGCTGGAACCACCAGAGACATTATTGAAGAAGTTATCAATATTAAAGGAATTCCTTTAGTTTTGGTAGATACTGCTGGAATCCGAAATACAACAGATTTGGTAGAAAATATTGGTGTTATGAAATCAAAAGAATTTTTACAAAAGGCGGACTTAGTACTTTTTGTATTAGATGCTTCTCAAGAATTAAGCAAAGAAGATGAAGAAATTTATGCCTCTTTACAGGAAAATCAAAAAGTGATTGGAATTTTAAATAAAACAGATTTAGAGAAAAAGATTCAAATTTCTTCTTTGTCAAAAATAAAAAATTGGATTGAAATTTCTGCCATGAAATATATTGGAATTGAAGAAATGGAAGAAAAAATTTATCAATATATTTTACAAGAAAATGTGGAAGAAAGCTCTAAAAAATTGATTTTAACAAATATTCGTCATAAATCTGCTTTAGAAAAGACAAATCAGGCTATCGAAAATATTTTTGCTACTGTGGAACAAGGTTTACCTATGGATTTGATGGCAGTGGATATTAAAGAAGCCTTGGATTCTTTATCAGAAATCACAGGAGAAATTTCAACAGAAGATGTATTAGATCATATTTTTCATAATTTTTGTGTAGGAAAGTAAGGGAAAAAAATGCAAGAATTTGATGTTATTGTAGTAGGGGGAGGTCATGCTGGATGTGAAGCGGCCTTAGCTTCTGCTCGTTTAGGTTTAAAAACAGCTATGATTACTTTATATTTAGATAGTATTGCTATGATGTCGTGCAATCCTTCGATTGGGGGACCGGGAAAAAGTAATTTAGTAACAGAAATTGATATTTTAGGTGGAGAAATGGGAAGACATACGGATCAATTTAATCTTCAACTAAAACATTTAAATGAAAGTAAAGGTCCGGCTGCTAGAGTTACCAGAGGTCAGGCTGATAAGTTTTTGTACAGAACGAATATGAGATTAACTTTGGAACACACTGAAAATTTATCTATTTTACAAGATTGTGTCGAAAAATTATTGGTGCAAGAAGATGAGGTTTATGGTGTTAAAACAAGATTAGGGATTGAGTATAAAGCAAAATCTGTTATTTTATGTACGGGAACTTTTTTAAAAGGAAAAGTAGTGATAGGGGATATTACCTATTCGGCTGGTCGTCAAGGAGAGAGTGCAGCTGAAAAATTATCAGAAAATTTAAGAGAATTAGGCTTGCAAGTGGAAAGATATCAGACGGCAACTCCACCTAGAATTGATAAAAAGAGTATTGATTTTTCGAAGTTGAAGGAATTACATGGGGAAAAACATCCGAGATATTTTTCAATTTTCACAGAGAAAAAAGAAAATACAATAGTTCCTACTTGGTTAACATATACAAATGAAAAAACGTTAGAAAAAACAAAGGAAATGTTACAGTATTCTCCTATTGTAAGTGGGATCATTGAAACACATGGACCTAGACATTGTCCTTCTATTGATAGAAAAGTATTAAATTTTCCGGAAAAAACAGATCATCAAATTTTTTTAGAAATGGAATCATTAGATTCTGATGAAATCTATGTCAATGGATTTACAACAGCGATGCCGCCCTTTGCACAGGATGAAATTTTACATACAATTTCTGGATTAGAGCAGGCAAAAATTATGAGATATGGATATGCAGTGGAATATGACTATATGCCGGCTTTTCAACTATACCCAAGCTTAGAAAATAAAAAGATTTCTGGTTTATTCTGTGCTGGACAAATCAATGGAACTTCCGGTTATGAAGAAGCAGCTGCACAAGGACTAGTGGCTGGAATCAATGCTGCTCGAAAAATTTTAGGAAAAAATCCTATTTTTATTGATAGAAGTGAAGCGTATATTGGGGTTATGATTGATGATTTAATTCATAAGAAAACTCCAGAACCATATCGTGTGTTACCTTCAAGGTCAGAATATAGACTACATCTTCGTTTTGATAATGCTTTTATGAGATTGTATGAGAAGACGAAAGAAATTGGTTTATTAACACAGGAAAAACTTTTATTAGTAGAAAAAGCAATTCAAAATGTAAAACAAGAAGTAGAAAGGTTAAAAACAATCTCTATTTCTATGCAAGAAGCGAATCAATTTTTAGAGAAAAAACAATGTAGTGATTTATTTTCTAAAGGTGTAAAAATTGCAGATATTTTAAAGAAAAAGGAAATTACCTATTTAGATTTAAAAGAATTGATAGAAATCCCTGACTATCCAGAGTTTGTTCATAATCAAATAGAAACTATTTTAAAATATGAAATTTTCATGGAAAGAGAAGAAAAACAAATTTTAAAGTTTAAGGAACTAGAAAATCAATTGATTCCGAAAGATTTTGATTTTTCTTCTGTAAAAGGCATTTCGAATATTGCTTTATCTGGATTATTGGAAGTAAAACCTTTATCGATTGGAGAAGCTGGAAGAATTAGTGGCGTAACTGGTAATGATTTGGCATTATTGATTGCACATTTAAGATAATAATAGGAAAAAGTGAGAGGAATACTCTCACTTTTTTTTCAAAGAAAAGAAGGGACATGATGGACAAAATACAAAAATATAGAGGTGAAATTCCATATTTTATTCAAGAAAATTGTAAGGATATTTTGATATATATTTGTTCTTCCTATCGTAATTTGGAAGATTACTATTCTGTTTTAAAAGATATATCTTCCCTACCTATGTATATGTTGGAAAGAAAAGAAACGGAAGAAAGTATTTCTCAAAGATATGAATTATTTGAATTTTTTAAGAAAAAGAAAAAAGCAATTTTATTATTGACCTTAGACATGTTTTTAACAAAATACAAAGAAATAGGAAGTTATCAAATTTTTACAGTAGGCAAAGAATATTCCATTACAAAATTAGTAGAACATTTAGAACAACAGGAATATACTAGAAACTATTTATTAGAGAAAAAGGGAGAGTATAGTATTCGAGGAGATATTTTAGATATTTATCCCTACACAGATTCCTCTCCAATTCGAATTGAATTTTTTGGAGAAGAAATAGAAAGAATTTCCTATTTTGATATAGAAAATCAAAAAAGCTTTCATTTATTGAAAGAATATAAAATGTATACGGATAATAATAAAATAGAAAAAAGTTTAATTCCATTTTTAAATTTAGAAAAGAAAAACTATTCTCTTTTCTTCGAAAATATAGAATTATTATCTTATAAACTAGAAGAAATGATTTTATTAGAAGAAAATGAAAGGGAAAAACAAAAATATAGAAAAGAATTTGAGAACTTATATGAGAATGGAATAGAATTAGAAATATTACAATTTCAATATCAAGATTTAGAAAGATTTAAAAAGAAAGAAGAATTAGAAGCAATCAGTAAAAGTAAGAAGATTATTTTGAAAAGTTTGGAGATTGAAAAATATCAAGAAATTTATTCTAATGTGATTTCAAAGTATGATAAATATCCTTATTTTGAAGGATATGAAAATGAGAAAGAATTGGTACTCACGGATCGAGAATTAAAAGGAATTCGTGTGAAGCGAGAAATTGAAAAAAAGAAAAAATTAAAAATATCAAGTCCGGAACAAATTCAAGAAGGAGAATATATTATTCACGAAAATTATGGGGTAGGTCTGTATTTAGGAATGGAAATTATTGATGGAAAAGACTATCTTAGAATTCAATATGCGGATGAAGATAAATTGTTTGTTCCTCTAGAAGGGATTCAAAAGATAGAAAAATACGTCCATGTTCCGGGAATCATTCCTGAAATATATCATTTAGGAACGAGAGGTTTTTCTAAAAAACGAGAAAAGTTACAGGAAGACATTTTAAAATTTGCAAAAGAAATTTTAGAGATTCAAGCGAAAAGAAAGTCAATAGGTGGTTTTCAATATTCTCCAGATACTGTTTGGCAAGAAGAATTTGAGTCAAGTTTTCCTTATACAGAAACATCGGCTCAAAAAAAAGCCATTCAAGATGTAAAGCAAGATATGGAAATGGGAAAAATTATGGATCGATTGATCTGTGGAGATGTTGGATACGGAAAAACAGAAATTGCTATTCGAGCAACTTTTAAAGCGATTATGGATCACAAGCAAGTCGTTTTATTAGCTCCCACCACAGTGTTAGCAGAACAACATTATCATAGATTTCAAGAAAGATTTTTAAATTATCCTATAGAAATTGCAGTTTTAAGTAGAATGAAAACTCCAAAAGAACAAAAAGAAATTTTAGAAAAGATAAAAAATGGAAGTATAGATTTAGTTATAGGAACAAGTCGTTTATTATCCGATGATTTAGAGTTTAAAGATTTAGGTTTTTTAATCATTGATGAAGAACAAAAATTTGGAGTGAAAGCAAAAGAAAAATTTAAAAAAATAAGAGGAAATTTAAATATTTTAGCTATGACTGCAACACCAATTCCACGGACATTAAATTTATCTCTTCTAGGAATTCGAGATTTATCGATTGTAGATACTCCACCTGATGGAAGAAAAACCATAAAGACTTTTTTTATCGAAAAAAAAGAAGAAAATATTGTAAAAGCAATTTTAAAAGAATTGGCTCGAGAAGGGCAAGTTTTTTATGTTTTTAATTCTGTAAAAAGAATAGAGGAAAAGGTGAAAGAGCTAGAAAAGATTTTACCTTCTTATGTAAAAATTGATTACATTCATGGAAAGATGTCAGGAAAAGAATTAAAATATAAAATTGAACAATTTGAAAATATGCAAATTGATGTTTTAGTTTCTACCACAATTATTGAGAATGGAATTGATATTGAAAATGCAAATACTATGATTATTGAAGGAATGGAAAAATTAGGATTGTCTCAAATTTATCAGTTACGAGGAAGAATTGGAAGAGGAAGAAGACAAAGTTATTGTTATTGTATTATATCAGAATACAAAAGTAAAAAAGCAGAAGAAAGAGAAAAATCTTTGATAGAATTAGGGCAAGGCAGTGGTCTTGATTTATCTATGGAAGATATGAGGATTCGTGGTGCTGGAGAAATTTTGGGAGAAAAGCAACATGGTGCCATTGAGACTTTAGGCTATCATTTTTATATGAAAATGTTAGAGGAAGAAATTGCAAAATTAAAAGGAGAAAAAATAGAAGAAACAGAAAGAAAATTATATATTTCTTTACCTTTTGCAAAATACATTCCAGATTTTTATATTCAAAAAGAAGAAAAGATTGTAATTTATAAAAGGGCTTTGTCTTTGCAAACCATGGAAGAAATTTTAGAATTTGAAAAAGAAATATTGGATAGATTTGGAAAGTTTCCTCAGGAAGTGATAGGATTTTTTCAATATCTAAAAATTCAGTATTATTGTAAAGAATTTGGAATTTATGAATTGATTGAAACAGATTTTAAATATTGGATTCGTTTTGAAGAAAACAAAGTAGATATTGATAGAATTGTAGAATTGTTTTCACAACAAAAAATTGATTATTTACAGAGAACCAAGCAAGTTGTTTTTGAAGGCAATATCTTTAATTTTTTTGAAATGTATAAAAAATAAAAAAATATGTATGATACTATTGACTTTGTGAAAAAAACTAGGTATATATGTAATGAAAGGACACAAAAATGAGATTAGATAAATTTTTAAAGGTAAGTAGAATTATTAAAAGAAGACCAATTGCAAAATTGGTGCTAGATGAAAAAAAAGCAAAATTAGATGGAAAGATTGCAAAATCGAGTACGGAAGTAAAAGTA encodes:
- a CDS encoding DEAD/DEAH box helicase, with amino-acid sequence MDKIQKYRGEIPYFIQENCKDILIYICSSYRNLEDYYSVLKDISSLPMYMLERKETEESISQRYELFEFFKKKKKAILLLTLDMFLTKYKEIGSYQIFTVGKEYSITKLVEHLEQQEYTRNYLLEKKGEYSIRGDILDIYPYTDSSPIRIEFFGEEIERISYFDIENQKSFHLLKEYKMYTDNNKIEKSLIPFLNLEKKNYSLFFENIELLSYKLEEMILLEENEREKQKYRKEFENLYENGIELEILQFQYQDLERFKKKEELEAISKSKKIILKSLEIEKYQEIYSNVISKYDKYPYFEGYENEKELVLTDRELKGIRVKREIEKKKKLKISSPEQIQEGEYIIHENYGVGLYLGMEIIDGKDYLRIQYADEDKLFVPLEGIQKIEKYVHVPGIIPEIYHLGTRGFSKKREKLQEDILKFAKEILEIQAKRKSIGGFQYSPDTVWQEEFESSFPYTETSAQKKAIQDVKQDMEMGKIMDRLICGDVGYGKTEIAIRATFKAIMDHKQVVLLAPTTVLAEQHYHRFQERFLNYPIEIAVLSRMKTPKEQKEILEKIKNGSIDLVIGTSRLLSDDLEFKDLGFLIIDEEQKFGVKAKEKFKKIRGNLNILAMTATPIPRTLNLSLLGIRDLSIVDTPPDGRKTIKTFFIEKKEENIVKAILKELAREGQVFYVFNSVKRIEEKVKELEKILPSYVKIDYIHGKMSGKELKYKIEQFENMQIDVLVSTTIIENGIDIENANTMIIEGMEKLGLSQIYQLRGRIGRGRRQSYCYCIISEYKSKKAEEREKSLIELGQGSGLDLSMEDMRIRGAGEILGEKQHGAIETLGYHFYMKMLEEEIAKLKGEKIEETERKLYISLPFAKYIPDFYIQKEEKIVIYKRALSLQTMEEILEFEKEILDRFGKFPQEVIGFFQYLKIQYYCKEFGIYELIETDFKYWIRFEENKVDIDRIVELFSQQKIDYLQRTKQVVFEGNIFNFFEMYKK
- the mnmG gene encoding tRNA uridine-5-carboxymethylaminomethyl(34) synthesis enzyme MnmG — translated: MQEFDVIVVGGGHAGCEAALASARLGLKTAMITLYLDSIAMMSCNPSIGGPGKSNLVTEIDILGGEMGRHTDQFNLQLKHLNESKGPAARVTRGQADKFLYRTNMRLTLEHTENLSILQDCVEKLLVQEDEVYGVKTRLGIEYKAKSVILCTGTFLKGKVVIGDITYSAGRQGESAAEKLSENLRELGLQVERYQTATPPRIDKKSIDFSKLKELHGEKHPRYFSIFTEKKENTIVPTWLTYTNEKTLEKTKEMLQYSPIVSGIIETHGPRHCPSIDRKVLNFPEKTDHQIFLEMESLDSDEIYVNGFTTAMPPFAQDEILHTISGLEQAKIMRYGYAVEYDYMPAFQLYPSLENKKISGLFCAGQINGTSGYEEAAAQGLVAGINAARKILGKNPIFIDRSEAYIGVMIDDLIHKKTPEPYRVLPSRSEYRLHLRFDNAFMRLYEKTKEIGLLTQEKLLLVEKAIQNVKQEVERLKTISISMQEANQFLEKKQCSDLFSKGVKIADILKKKEITYLDLKELIEIPDYPEFVHNQIETILKYEIFMEREEKQILKFKELENQLIPKDFDFSSVKGISNIALSGLLEVKPLSIGEAGRISGVTGNDLALLIAHLR
- the mnmE gene encoding tRNA uridine-5-carboxymethylaminomethyl(34) synthesis GTPase MnmE, with protein sequence MLLDTIAAISTPRGEGGISIVRISGPESLHILEKIFFPKKNIPVKELRNYGIHYGHIKKGEEIIDEVLVSIMKAPNTYTREDIVEINCHGGYLITEKILELVLSSGARLAEMGEFTRRAFFHGRIDLTQAEAVMDIIHGKTETSLSLSMNQLRGDLKEKILSLKKAILDLAAHINVVLDYPEEGIDDPIPENLLKNLRQVSVEIKELISSYQKGKMIKEGVKTVIIGKPNVGKSSLLNSILREERAIVTQVAGTTRDIIEEVINIKGIPLVLVDTAGIRNTTDLVENIGVMKSKEFLQKADLVLFVLDASQELSKEDEEIYASLQENQKVIGILNKTDLEKKIQISSLSKIKNWIEISAMKYIGIEEMEEKIYQYILQENVEESSKKLILTNIRHKSALEKTNQAIENIFATVEQGLPMDLMAVDIKEALDSLSEITGEISTEDVLDHIFHNFCVGK